A window of the Schistocerca nitens isolate TAMUIC-IGC-003100 chromosome 5, iqSchNite1.1, whole genome shotgun sequence genome harbors these coding sequences:
- the LOC126260929 gene encoding exportin-T-like — protein sequence MAGSFVTLLGEDVVRSVSQQEDPVARQRAYVYLEELKNSEWGWQMCLNALGSDANQDNYLQFFGFQIVEHYVKTRYDSAGPSEQQQVRQFFRQWIELRCMPQAQTEPPFILNKAAQIFSMIFVRDYPHRWPNFFDDLIATLNLGHQAVDNYLRVLKAIDVDVADREVLRTQAESERNAKIKDTMRVSCIPKLVDTWFQILKTYEISHPDIVVQCLEVLGAYVSWIDITLVANDHFINQIIHLTSSVVAREAAVDCLYYIIAKGMDPLEKLRLVESLFSILEKQGILTPLKEDETDYTSKIGRLINGIGITLMEGYNKLLKEGAAEQAKLLQCAVEGKVRYMLEFLKNDYDEVSAAVFEFSREYIHMLKGKLITAEQLQVLETMLLTIAHKMKFDESYDFETDGEDEATFQDYRKQLKVLLENIAGVNKELVIDFVKKYVDHVVWHWQESSFQDVEVAISLFYFIGEAIPAVGGNHFSGDQAKVSAMHAMMTSLVTSGVSSHPHPAVTLQYLETVVRYDKFFITSPEHLPDLFLTFLDCRGMRNKSSKIRSRSAYLFSRLVKSLKSSITSPLATSVLQSLQDYLLIPIPGSGISQEWVSEDDQLFLYEATSVLIVSADYPSEQKALAFQEVLFPILEKYNSMVAELMKERDEQRQEVIAKCMCHSMAVTSRMSKAFSSKQTMKSCNCVDVFVQALKVFVGCLLIPNQAAVLHSSLRQFLHRMVVCLEDEILPFVPQASEGLLKQSDITSVKEYVPLIVQIIAKFKKNILPFLQQALVPIVNAVFSCLSIPVEENDEEAKREKQLLRRSYFQLIAAIFQSNVTEVFSFLESTFVEQVLMSVIQGAVDFPDPVAQKTCFSILKKLVELAGGKELPGDFNDFIFKNIVPACILAPLRNTFDLSDAQTVVALAESASCLKAVLDKRGDELVKYLQNEYLPSLQIPPQFAEEYCCALKSDMKTFKDYVKSFSLKLRT from the coding sequence ATGGCTGGTTCTTTTGTTACGTTGCTCGGTGAAGACGTCGTGAGAAGTGTAAGCCAACAGGAAGATCCAGTTGCTCGACAAAGAGCGTACGTTTATCTCGAAGAATTAAAAAACTCGGAATGGGGATGGCAAATGTGTTTGAACGCATTGGGAAGTGATGCGAATCAAGATAATTATTTGCAATTTTTTGGGTTTCAAATCGTAGAACATTATGTTAAAACACGTTACGATTCAGCTGGTCCTTCTGAACAGCAACAGGTCAGACAATTCTTCAGACAGTGGATAGAACTTAGATGTATGCCCCAAGCACAGACGGAGCCACCTTTTATTTTAAACAAAGCCGCTCAGATATTTTCCATGATATTTGTACGTGATTATCCACATAGATGGCCTAATTTCTTTGATGACTTGATTGCAACGTTGAACCTTGGACATCAAGCTGTTGACAATTATTTGAGAGTGTTGAAAGCTATCGACGTGGATGTTGCAGATAGGGAAGTACTGCGGACACAGGCAGAATCAGAAAGGAACGCAAAAATAAAGGACACAATGAGAGTTTCATGCATTCCAAAATTGGTGGACACATGGTTTCAAATCCTGAAAACATATGAAATAAGTCATCCGGATATCGTTGTTCAGTGTTTAGAAGTTTTGGGTGCCTATGTTTCTTGGATTGATATTACCCTGGTAGCCAATGATCATTTTATAAATCAGATAATTCACTTGACATCTTCCGTCGTTGCTCGTGAGGCAGCTGTGGATTGCCTATATTACATTATTGCTAAAGGAATGGATCCTCTTGAAAAGTTGAGGTTGGTGGAATCACTGTTCTCTATTTTGGAAAAGCAGGGTATTTTAACTCCTCTTAAGGAAGATGAAACAGATTACACAAGTAAAATTGGTCGTTTGATAAATGGCATAGGCATTACATTGATGGAAGGATACAACAAGCTCCTAAAAGAAGGTGCTGCAGAACAGGCGAAGCTTCTACAGTGTGCAGTTGAAGGAAAAGTTCGATACATGTTAGAATTTCTTAAGAATGATTATGATGAAGTATCTGCAGCTGTATTTGAATTCAGCAGGGAATATATACATATGTTGAAAGGTAAATTAATTACGGCTGAACAACTACAAGTCTTGGAAACCATGTTGTTGACAATCGCCCATAAAATGAAGTTTGATGAATCATATGACTTTGAAACCGATGGCGAAGATGAGGCGACATTTCAAGATTATAGGAAGCAGCTGAAAGTTCTCTTGGAAAACATTGCTGGTGTTAATAAAGAACTAGTAATTGATTTTGTCAAGAAGTATGTAGACCATGTTGTTTGGCATTGGCAGGAGTCTAGTTTCCAAGATGTGGAAGTTGCTATATCATTATTTTACTTTATTGGGGAAGCCATTCCTGCAGTGGGAGGAAATCATTTTTCTGGTGATCAAGCCAAAGTCTCAGCTATGCATGCTATGATGACTTCCCTTGTGACAAGTGGTGTCAGCTCCCATCCGCACCCAGCAGTTACGCTCCAGTATTTGGAGACTGTTGTTAGATATGACAAATTTTTTATAACATCTCCTGAACATCTTCCAGATCTGTTTTTGACATTCCTGGACTGCAGAGGCATGAGAAATAAGAGTAGCAAAATTCGGAGCCGTTCAGCATATTTATTTTCAAGACTTGTTAAAAGTCTTAAGTCTAGCATTACATCTCCACTTGCAACAAGTGTCCTGCAGTCATTACAGGACTATCTTCTCATCCCAATACCTGGAAGTGGCATCTCTCAAGAATGGGTCAGTGAAGATGATCAGCTGTTTTTGTATGAAGCAACATCAGTTTTGATAGTATCAGCTGACTACCCTTCAGAACAGAAGGCTCTCGCATTTCAGGAGGTGTTGTTTCCAATACTTGAGAAATACAACAGCATGGTGGCAGAATTGATGAAGGAGAGAGATGAACAACGGCAAGAAGTAATTGCTAAATGTATGTGTCATTCAATGGCTGTGACAAGTCGTATGAGCAAAGCTTTTAGTAGTAAACAAACTATGAAATCTTGCAATtgtgtagatgtatttgtacaagcTTTAAAGGTGTTCGTTGGGTGCTTATTGATTCCGAATCAAGCAGCGGTGTTACACAGCAGTCTCCGTCAATTCTTGCATAGAATGGTGGTTtgtttggaagacgaaatactacCATTTGTTCCGCAGGCTTCTGAAGGATTGTTGAAACAAAGTGACATCACAAGTGTAAAAGAGTATGTCCCCCTTATTGTGCAGATTATTGCAAAATTCAAGAAAAACATATTACCTTTCTTGCAACAGGCACTTGTACCAATAGTAAATGCTGTGTTTTCTTGTCTTTCAAttccagtggaagaaaatgatgaagaggCAAAGCGAGAAAAGCAGTTGTTAAGGAGAAGTTATTTTCAGTTGATTGCAGCAATCTTTCAAAGTAATGTCACAGAAGTGTTTAGTTTCCTGGAAAGTACATTCGTTGAGCAGGTACTCATGAGTGTCATCCAGGGTGCGGTGGATTTTCCAGACCCTGTGGCGCAAAAGACATGTTTCTCAATACTGAAGAAACTAGTTGAACTTGCGGGAGGCAAAGAGTTACCTGGTGACTTTAATGactttatatttaaaaacataGTTCCTGCATGTATTTTGGCACCATTGAGAAACACTTTCGATTTATCTGATGCACAGACGGTTGTAGCACTAGCAGAAAGTGCATCATGTTTGAAAGCTGTTCTAGACAAGAGAGGTGATGAATTGGTAAAGTATTTGCAAAATGAATATCTTCCGTCTCTTCAGATACCGCCGCAGTTTGCAGAGGAATACTGCTGTGCCTTAAAGTCTGACATGAAAACTTTCAAAGACTATGTTAAGTCATTTTCATTGAAACTTAGAACGTGA